In Nicotiana tabacum cultivar K326 chromosome 21, ASM71507v2, whole genome shotgun sequence, one DNA window encodes the following:
- the LOC107794068 gene encoding zinc finger BED domain-containing protein DAYSLEEPER produces MSMEGIANSCEQSSSLTLKRSKRQISTVWDSFVKLHPEEIANEKVKAIEDNLQLLFKEYLIPSTTTSLSGDQACSSGSNEMRDAFDEFDEFESQLESSTGKTQLDLYLEEANLDRKTNPNLDVLGYWKDNRQRYPELSLMARDILSVPITTVASESAFSIGGRVIEKFQSSILPANAEAKLCTRDWICGREDLDDGSDSDEEDEIAIDLQPYLAKLRDFYSLSAIFVLFRASVQQDLSSILNSKLKGLQASFRSSCTVVFVQKI; encoded by the exons ATGTCGATGGAAGGTATTGCTAATTCTTGTGAACAAAGCTCTTCACTTACGCTAAAACGATCAAAAAGACAAATTTCCACTGTTTGGGATTCTTTTGTTAAG CTTCATCCTGAGGAGATTGCTAATGAAAAAGTGAAGGCTATTGAAGATAACTTACAATTATTATTCAAAGAGTACTTGATACCTTCGACTACAACCTCGTTATCGGGGGATCAAGCTTGTAGTAGTGGTAGCAACGAAATGAGGGATGCATTTGATGAGTTTGATGAGTTTGAAAGTCAGTTGGAGTCAAGTACCGGTAAAACACAACTAGACTTGTATTTGGAGGAAGCTAATCTTGACCGTAAAACAAATCCGAATCTGGATGTACTTGGATATTGGAAGGATAACAGGCAAAGGTATCCAGAACTCTCATTAATGGCACGAGATATCTTGAGTGTTCCAATCACCACAGTAGCCTCTGAATCTGCATTTAGCATAGGTGGTCGTGTCAttgaaaagtttcaaagttctATTCTTCCCGCAAATGCCGAGGCAAAGCTATGTACTAGAGATTGGATTTGTGGAAGAGAAG ATCTTGATGATGGATCCGACtctgatgaagaagatgagattgCTATTGATCTTCAACCTTATCTTGCGAAACTTAGAG ATTTCTATAGTTTGAGTGCAATATTTGTACTGTTTCGGGCATCAGTTCAGCAGGATTTGAGCAGCATTCTTAACAGTAAATTGAAGGGTCTACAAGCCAGTTTTAGAAGCTCATGCACTGTTGTTTTTGTCCAGAAAATCTAG